A region from the Coffea eugenioides isolate CCC68of chromosome 9, Ceug_1.0, whole genome shotgun sequence genome encodes:
- the LOC113783334 gene encoding tyrosine/DOPA decarboxylase 1-like, with product MGICNGELISQISNPDSPLDIEEFRRQGHMIIDFLADYYQNIEKYPVRSQVDPGYLKSRLADSAPYHPESIETILNDVEKDILPGITHWQSPTHFALFPCSMSIPGFLGEVLSTGFGTVGFNWMSSPAATELENVVMDWFGKMLNLPSSFLFSGGGGGVLQGTTCEAMVATLTAARDQMLRKIGKANIGKLVVYASDQTHFSVQKAAQIAGINSNNFRVIQTTKSTNFGLSSDSLHSAINADIDAGLVPLFLCATVGTTVATAVDPLRSICGLAKQHEIWVHVDAAYAGSACICPEFQHFLDGIDGANSFSLNAHKWFFTTLDCCCLWVQDPNALIKALSTKPDYLKNQATDSNRVVDYKDWQIALSRRFRALKLWLVLRSYGIVNLQKFIRNHVKMAKHFEGLIAKNNNFEVVIPRNFSVVCFRLSPFALTGNQKIMSSEEDLNEINRKLLESINSSGRVYMTHGMIGGVYTIRFAVGASLTDYRHVELAWKAIQEHADTLLNDLCV from the coding sequence ATGGGTATTTGTAATGGTGAATTGATTAGCCAAATTTCAAACCCTGATAGTCCTCTAGACATTGAGGAGTTCAGAAGGCAAGGCCACATGATCATAGATTTCCTTGCTGATTATTatcaaaatattgaaaaatatcCCGTAAGAAGCCAAGTAGATCCAGGGTACCTTAAGAGCCGTTTGGCAGATTCGGCTCCATATCACCCTGAATCCATTGAAACAATTCTTAATGATGTTGAAAAAGATATTCTTCCAGGCATTACACATTGGCAAAGTCCTACTCATTTTGCTCTTTTCCCTTGTTCAATGAGCATCCCTGGATTTCTTGGCGAAGTTCTCAGCACTGGCTTCGGTACCGTTGGGTTTAACTGGATGTCATCCCCGGCTGCAACTGAGTTGGAGAATGTTGTCATGGATTGGTTTGGAAAAATGCTGAACCTTCCGAGTTCATTCTTGTTTAGTGGTGGTGGAGGAGGTGTACTGCAAGGTACAACATGTGAGGCCATGGTAGCCACCCTTACTGCCGCCAGGGATCAGATGCttagaaaaattggaaaagcaAATATTGGAAAGCTGGTTGTTTATGCATCAGATCAAACACATTTTTCTGTCCAAAAGGCTGCACAAATTGCTGGGATAAATTCGAACAATTTTCGTGTCATCCAAACGACAAAATCCACCAATTTTGGGCTCTCTTCAGATTCATTGCATTCTGCAATCAATGCAGATATTGATGCTGGTTTAGTCCCACTTTTCTTATGTGCCACAGTTGGGACAACCGTAGCAACTGCTGTGGATCCATTACGATCGATCTGTGGGCTTGCTAAGCAGCATGAGATTTGGGTTCATGTTGATGCTGCATATGCAGGCAGTGCATGTATATGTCCAGAGTTTCAACATTTTCTTGATGGAATTGATGGTGCAAATTCTTTCAGTCTTAATGCACACAAATGGTTCTTTACCACCCTGGATTGCTGCTGCCTTTGGGTTCAGGATCCCAATGCCCTTATAAAAGCCTTGTCGACAAAGCCTGATTACTTGAAGAACCAGGCCACTGACTCTAATAGAGTGGTGGACTACAAAGATTGGCAGATAGCATTAAGTCGCAGATTCAGAGCTTTGAAGCTTTGGCTTGTCTTAAGAAGTTATGGCATCGTTAACCTCCAAAAATTCATAAGAAACCATGTCAAAATGGCCAAACATTTCGAAGGGCTGATAGCAAAGAATAACAATTTCGAAGTTGTTATTCCTAGGAATTTTTCTGTGGTATGTTTTAGGCTTTCTCCATTTGCATTAACTGGAAACCAAAAGATCATGTCAAGTGAGGAAGATTTGAACGAGATCAACCGCAAACTTTTGGAATCCATCAATTCATCTGGTCGTGTTTACATGACTCATGGTATGATTGGAGGAGTATATACCATCAGGTTCGCTGTTGGGGCATCTCTAACTGACTACAGGCATGTTGAGTTGGCCTGGAAAGCGATACAAGAACATGCTGATACATTGCTCAATGATCTCTGTGTTTAG